From Falco cherrug isolate bFalChe1 chromosome 4, bFalChe1.pri, whole genome shotgun sequence, one genomic window encodes:
- the ABHD6 gene encoding monoacylglycerol lipase ABHD6 isoform X2, giving the protein MEVDVSARDGNRSRYWRRALGMQVRYANYDDYQFCYSCRGRPGYRPSILMLHGFSAHKDMWLSIVKFLPKNLHLVCVDMPGHEGTTRSALDDYSISGQAKRIHQFVECIKLNRRPFHLVGTSMGGNVAGVYAAQYPEDICSLTLICPAGLPSTTDSKFIKQLRELQESECIDRIPLIPSTPEEMADMLKLCSYVRFKVPQQILQGLVDVRIPHNDFYRKLFLEIVDEKSRHSLHENMSKIKAPTQVIWGKQDQVLDVSGASVLANAIPDCHVYILENCGHSVVVERPRKTANLILEFLALLHSMENNKKQA; this is encoded by the exons GTACTGGCGCCGAGCTTTGGGTATGCAGGTTAGATATGCAAACTACGATGACTATCAGTTTTGTTATTCCTGTAGAGGGAGACCTGGATACCGACCATCCATCCTGATGTTACATGGGTTCTCAGCCCACAAAGACATGTGGCTGTCCATAGTCAAG TTCCTGCCAAAGAACCTGCACTTGGTGTGCGTTGACATGCCCGGGCATGAGGGCACGACCCGCTCGGCCTTGGACGATTACTCCATTAGCGGGCAAGCTAAGAGAATACACCAG TTCGTGGAGTGCATCAAGCTGAACAGAAGGCCCTTTCATCTGGTTGGCACTTCCATGGGAGGAAACGTTGCCGGCGTCTACGCCGCTCAGTACCCAGAAGACATTTGCAGCCTGACCCTCATCTGTCCTGCCG GCCTGCCAAGTACCACTGACAGCAAGTTCATTAAGCAGCTCCGGGAGCTGCAAGAGTCCGAATGCATCGACAGGATCCCTTTAATTCCCTCGACGCCTGAGGAGATGGCAGATATGCTGAAGCTTTGCTCCTACGTTCGCTTCAAGGTGCCACAGCAG atCCTTCAGGGCCTCGTCGATGTTCGCATCCCACACAATGATTTTTATCGGAAAC TGTTTTTAGAAATCGTGGATGAAAAGTCCAGGCACTCTCTCCATGAGAACATGAGCAAGATCAAAGCACCAACGCAGGTCATCTGGGGAAAGCAAGACCAG GTCCTGGATGTTTCTGGTGCCAGTGTTTTAGCGAACGCCATCCCAGACTGCCATGTGTACATCCTGGAGAACTGCGGGCACTCAGTGGTGGTGGAGCGGCCCCGCAAGACAGCCAACCTCATCCTGGAGTTCCTAGCGCTGCTGCACAGCATGGAAAACAACAAGAAGCAGGCGTGA
- the ABHD6 gene encoding monoacylglycerol lipase ABHD6 isoform X3 — translation MEVDVSARDGNRSRGRPGYRPSILMLHGFSAHKDMWLSIVKFLPKNLHLVCVDMPGHEGTTRSALDDYSISGQAKRIHQFVECIKLNRRPFHLVGTSMGGNVAGVYAAQYPEDICSLTLICPAGLPSTTDSKFIKQLRELQESECIDRIPLIPSTPEEMADMLKLCSYVRFKVPQQILQGLVDVRIPHNDFYRKLFLEIVDEKSRHSLHENMSKIKAPTQVIWGKQDQVLDVSGASVLANAIPDCHVYILENCGHSVVVERPRKTANLILEFLALLHSMENNKKQA, via the exons AGGGAGACCTGGATACCGACCATCCATCCTGATGTTACATGGGTTCTCAGCCCACAAAGACATGTGGCTGTCCATAGTCAAG TTCCTGCCAAAGAACCTGCACTTGGTGTGCGTTGACATGCCCGGGCATGAGGGCACGACCCGCTCGGCCTTGGACGATTACTCCATTAGCGGGCAAGCTAAGAGAATACACCAG TTCGTGGAGTGCATCAAGCTGAACAGAAGGCCCTTTCATCTGGTTGGCACTTCCATGGGAGGAAACGTTGCCGGCGTCTACGCCGCTCAGTACCCAGAAGACATTTGCAGCCTGACCCTCATCTGTCCTGCCG GCCTGCCAAGTACCACTGACAGCAAGTTCATTAAGCAGCTCCGGGAGCTGCAAGAGTCCGAATGCATCGACAGGATCCCTTTAATTCCCTCGACGCCTGAGGAGATGGCAGATATGCTGAAGCTTTGCTCCTACGTTCGCTTCAAGGTGCCACAGCAG atCCTTCAGGGCCTCGTCGATGTTCGCATCCCACACAATGATTTTTATCGGAAAC TGTTTTTAGAAATCGTGGATGAAAAGTCCAGGCACTCTCTCCATGAGAACATGAGCAAGATCAAAGCACCAACGCAGGTCATCTGGGGAAAGCAAGACCAG GTCCTGGATGTTTCTGGTGCCAGTGTTTTAGCGAACGCCATCCCAGACTGCCATGTGTACATCCTGGAGAACTGCGGGCACTCAGTGGTGGTGGAGCGGCCCCGCAAGACAGCCAACCTCATCCTGGAGTTCCTAGCGCTGCTGCACAGCATGGAAAACAACAAGAAGCAGGCGTGA